From a single Fusarium fujikuroi IMI 58289 draft genome, chromosome FFUJ_chr03 genomic region:
- a CDS encoding related to tetracycline resistance protein (probable transport protein), whose product MTAESPKSQSPTSDSASRDDWDASEAGPLLARFVGGGQLAPDADTEASTLIGTASPADYGAVTSSGDGTAEETGVAKPDGKPLPKLQVLLLCYARVMEPIAFFSIFPFIAQMVQENGNLPKSDVGFYSGLIESLFSATQMTVLLSWSRLADRIGRKPVLLITLFGTAVGPVLFGMSKTIWQMILFRCIAGLFSGSGLVIRTMLSELSTPETQAKAFSWFAFGGNIGIFLGPIIGGALADPAHQFPRAFGNVQFFIDYPYALQGIVVGLISSTSCITTALLLKETLHEPKKSHHEENGQPRMSTWELVKSRQVALVLWAYSHAMFLAFVFTAILPVVLYTPVELGGTGFNAFQISIYMALQGASQAIWLLIAFPILHRYLGTRGVMKLCGYAYPWFFVGFVILNTLLRADTHATTVIFWILGAVVTIVGPGVSMAFTGVQLALNDVAPDPHFLGTLNALALSLASGIRAIVPGAATAIYAVGVRGQIFWGHLAWVIMIPCAVGFTVACQYIPEGKKSSKDDNEYDENES is encoded by the coding sequence ATGACGGCAGAATCACCCAAGTCTCAAAGTCCTACCTCTGACTCTGCCTCGCGTGATGATTGGGATGCCTCTGAAGCTGGCCCGTTGCTTGCGCGTTTCGTTGGAGGGGGCCAACTTGCCCCAGATGCCGACACCGAAGCCTCAACTCTCATCGGCACCGCGTCGCCTGCTGACTATGGAGCTGTGACTTCCTCTGGCGATGGCACGGCGGAGGAAACGGGTGTCGCGAAGCCGGATGGCAAACCGCTCCCGAAACTCCAGGTGTTGCTGCTCTGCTACGCGCGCGTCATGGAGCCgatcgccttcttctccatctttccCTTCATTGCGCAGATGGTCCAGGAGAATGGCAACCTGCCCAAGAGTGATGTTGGTTTTTACAGCGGTCTCATCGAGTCTCTTTTCTCGGCTACCCAGATGACGGTGCTTCTCAGCTGGAGTCGGCTCGCTGATCGTATTGGTCGGAAgcctgttcttctcatcacgcTTTTTGGCACCGCTGTTGGGCCTGTGTTGTTTGGCATGTCAAAGACGATCTGGCAGATGATCCTCTTCCGATGCATAGCGGGTCTATTTTCTGGTTCTGGTCTTGTCATCAGGACTATGCTCTCTGAACTCAGCACCCCTGAGACACAGGCAAAGGCCTTCAGCTGGTTCGCATTTGGTGGAAACATAGGAATCTTCTTGGGCCCTATCATCGGCGGCGCCCTCGCAGACCCTGCTCATCAGTTTCCTCGGGCTTTTGGAAATGTCCAATTCTTCATCGATTATCCCTACGCGCTGCAAGGTATTGTTGTTGGTCTGATCAGCTCTACAAGCTGCATCACAACCGCTCTCCTTCTCAAGGAGACACTTCACGAGCCGAAGAAGTCTCACCACGAAGAGAATGGCCAGCCTCGAATGTCAACTTGGGAACTCGTCAAGTCTCGCCAAGTGGCCCTCGTTCTTTGGGCTTACAGCCATGCCATGTTCCTTGCCTTTGTGTTCACGGCCATTCTCCCAGTCGTTCTTTACACACCTGTCGAGCTTGGAGGCACAGGCTTTAACGCATTCCAGATCTCCATCTATATGGCCCTCCAAGGTGCAAGCCAAGCCATCTGGTTGCTCATCGCCTTCCCCATACTTCATCGATATCTAGGTACACGCGGTGTCATGAAACTCTGTGGATATGCGTACCCCTGGTTCTTCGTTGGATTCGTAATTCTCAACACGCTCCTCCGCGCTGATACACACGCTACTACTGTCATATTCTGGATCTTGGGTGCGGTGGTCACCATCGTCGGACCAGGCGTGTCCATGGCCTTCACAGGTGTGCAGCTGGCTCTCAACGACGTTGCGCCAGATCCTCACTTCTTGGGTACACTGAATGCTCTGGCCCTGAGTCTTGCAAGCGGTATAAGAGCCATTGTACCAGGTGCCGCAACGGCCATTTATGCCGTGGGTGTACGTGGGCAGATTTTCTGGGGCCATCTGGCCTGGGTAATAATGATTCCCTGTGCTGTGGGCTTTACTGTAGCTTGTCAGTATATACCCGAGGGGAAGAAGTCTTCAAAGGATGACAATGAATACGACGAGAATGAATCGTGA
- a CDS encoding probable JLP2 DnaJ-Like Protein 2, translating to MVYYFTSNVVDPPGFIYVGKDKFENEDLIKFGWEEDIWEGQTWDALPEDLVMDLAQLTKANSIEGNKKDNVTVIYTPWSNLKKDGSMEVGQVGFKDPRKVKRVLVPQRENPIVNRLNKTKVEKKPDFKQERDDRLKELRRRDQAAFQARKKEEARQAQEWKEKKWQKDHAYDDIFTEENMAGSSNQDRDENWEDDFM from the exons ATGGTCTATTACTTCACCTCCAACGTGGTCGATCCGCCAGGATTCATCTATGTCGGCAAGGACAAGTTCGAGA ATGAGGACCTGATCAAGTTCGGCTGGGAAGAGGATATCTGG GAAGGCCAGACATGGGACGCCCTCCCTGAAGATCTCGTCATGGACCTTGCCCAGTTGACCAAGGCCAATTCGATCGAGG GCAACAAGAAAGACAACGTCACAGTCATCTACACGCCATGGTCTAACCTCAAGAAAGACGGCAGCATGGAGGTCGGCCAAGTCGGCTTCAAGGACCCCCGCAAAGTAAAGCGCGTCCTGGTCCCCCAGCGCGAGAACCCCATCGTCAACCGTCTCAACAAGACAAAGGtagagaagaagccagacTTTAAGCAGGAGAGAGACGATCGCCTCAAGGAGCTGCGACGCCGTGACCAGGCAGCTTTCCAAGCCAGG aagaaggaggaggctcgACAGGCTCAGGagtggaaggagaagaagtggcaGAAGGACCATGCCTACGACGATATCTTCACAGAGGAAAACATGGCTGGTTCGAGTAACCAGGACCGCGATGAGAACTGGGAGGACGACTTTATGTAA
- a CDS encoding related to nuclear distribution protein RO11 — protein sequence MAEPPSSPPGPGASVEDTLGWYKSQYEQLESELAEFRDSSRELEQELEKDIERAEKQERHHQEKAEALGFEVEEWKRKYRESKTEASASQNALEKEITTLRDTNRTLQMKLRDIEVANDDFERQARNTTSSLEDMESKYNQAIERAVMMEEEIKIGEQEREQLRIESQRLREELGDLKIEAELLQDKIKKQESRHLSTISTDLSILESPTFDHPASPGSTASSPLITTPPDSKSPVPDEDTLSELPDPPSPPMSDVSGTLPKTASRTPATSRASGRSRLPSSDNSITPKPRSKPPTKTTRAPGSRISTGGTTTMRTPANRAVGPRSASHKLPASNSLTHIRTLTAQMQRLEARVHSARSKLPGPTRTPPRASPRTSVYSSTNVPSSVTIRSRKRTGGSTASSVAGDDMTPTTGIPTPATKGSHVPRLSTSGVSRLSFGPLPNRGGPEEISRPSSRASVTSYARPPSRTAGEMIPRPVSRASLSGTRTPMGRPRSSMGGSIHGHSASISHLDLEEEDEGEFRTPSRRGTYSNGEGSAIPMPTIRRQSGSRRISANTMRSSVSGPRKLSDLGETY from the exons ATGGCAGAGCCTCCATCCTCTCCGCCAGGTCCTGGGGCCAGCGTCGAGGATACCCTTGGCTGGTACAAGTCACAGTATGAACAATTAGAATCCGAACTGGCCGAATTCAGGGATTCAAGTAGGGAGCTTGAGCaggagttggagaaggatatcgagagagcagagaagcaggagcgacatcaccaagaaaAAGCCGAAGCACTTGGtttcgaggttgaggagtgGAAG AGAAAATACAGAGAGTCGAAAACAGAGGCCAGCGCATCCCAGAATGCACTCGAGAAGGAAATCACCACACTTCGAGACACAAACAGGACTTTGCAAATGAAGCTGAGGGATATTGAAGTTGCCAACGATGACTTTGAGCGACAGGCGCGCAACACCACGTCATCTCTGGAAGATATGGAGTCAAAGTACAACCAGGCGATTGAGAGGGCTGtcatgatggaagaggagatcaagattgGCGAGCAGGAGCGTGAACAGCTACGTATCGAGTCACAGCGCTTGCGCGAGGAACTGGGCGATCTCAAGATTGAAGCAGAGCTTCTGcaggacaagatcaagaaacAGGAGTCTCGTCACCTGTCCACCATTTCAACCGACCTTTCTATCCTCGAGTCGCCAACTTTCGACCACCCCGCCTCTCCTGGCTCTACAGCCAGCTCTCCTCTCATTACCACGCCTCCAGATTCCAAGTCGCCCGTACCAGACGAGGACACTCTCTCCGAACTTCCTGACCCGCCTTCGCCTCCTATGTCCGACGTCTCTGGAACTCTTCCCAAGACGGCATCGAGAACTCCCGCTACTTCCAGAGCATCCGGTCGTTCTCGTTTGCCCTCATCGGACAACAGCATCACTCCCAAACCTCGATCTAAGCCTCCTACCAAGACGACCCGTGCGCCTGGTAGCCGTATCTCGACTGGTGGCACAACGACGATGCGCACGCCAGCCAACCGTGCCGTTGGGCCTCGCTCGGCTTCTCACAAACTTCCCGCCTCTAACTCTCTCACCCATATTCGAACCCTTACCGCCCAGATGCAACGCCTCGAGGCTCGTGTGCACTCCGCGCGATCTAAGCTTCCCGGGCCGACTCGCACTCCACCTCGCGCCTCACCTCGAACGTCGGTTTATAGCTCTACCAATGTGCCTTCGTCGGTTACGATCCGTTCTCGTAAGCGCACTGGTGGCTCTACCGCATCTTCGGTTGCAGGCGACGACATGACACCAACCACCGGTattccaacaccagcaacCAAGGGAAGCCACGTGCCCCGTCTTAGCACGTCTGGGGTCAGCCGCTTATCATTTGGCCCATTGCCGAACCGTGGAGGTCCGGAGGAGATCAGCAGGCCGAGCTCACGTGCTAGTGTCACTTCGTATGCCCGACCACCCTCACGAACCGCCGGAGAAATGATCCCACGACCTGTTTCAAGGGCATCACTCTCAGGAACTCGAACACCCATGGGCCGACCTCGCTCCTCCATGGGAGGGTCGATTCATGGCCACTCTGCCAGCATTAGCCACCTGGACctagaagaagaggatgagggagAGTTCCGAACGCCAAGCCGCAGGGGTACATACTCGAACGGTGAAGGCAGCGCTATCCCCATGCCAACGATTCGACGCCAGAGCGGTAGCCGAAGGATAAGCGCAAACACAATGAGGTCCAGTGTATCCGGCCCAAGGAAACTGAGCGACCTGGGAGAGACCTACTAA
- a CDS encoding probable acetyl-CoA carboxylase: MTEISAGAQEGANGRSVPYVNGKASYAEKFHIADHFIGGNRLENAPPSKVKDFVGQNDGHTVITNVLIANNGIAAVKEIRSVRKWAYETFGDERAIHFTVMATPEDLQANAEYIRMADHYVEVPGGTNNHNYANVELIVDIAERMNVHAVWAGWGHASENPKLPESLAASPNKIVFIGPPGSAMRSLGDKISSTIVAQHAEVPCIPWSGTGVDEVAVDDKGIVTVADDIYAKGCVTSWEEGLEKAKEIGFPVMIKASEGGGGKGIRKATEEEGFEALYKAAASEIPGSPIFIMKLAGNARHLEVQLLADQYGNNISLFGRDCSVQRRHQKIIEEAPVTIAKPDTFKAMEDAAVRLGKLVGYVSAGTVEYLYSHADDKFYFLELNPRLQVEHPTTEMVSGVNLPAAQLQIAMGIPLHRIRDIRLLYGVDPKTFSEIDFEFKNEGTSMSQRRPQPKGHTTACRITSEDPGEGFKPSNGVMHELNFRSSSNVWGYFSVGSQGGIHSFSDSQFGHIFAYGENRSASRKHMVMALKELSIRGDFRTTIEYLIKLLETEAFEDNTISTGWLDELISKRLTAERPETMLAVVCGAVTKAHIASEACMTEYRAGLEKGQVPSKDVLKTVFTIDFIYEGYRYKFTATRASVDSYHLFINGSKCSIGVRSLSDGGLLVLLDGRSHNVYWKEEVGATRLSVDSKTCLLEQENDPTQLRSPSPGKLVKYSVENGAHVRAGQAFAEVEVMKMYMPLVAQEDGVVQLIKQPGATLEAGDILGILALDDPSRVKQAQAFVDKLPAYGEPVVVGAKPAQRFSLLYNILHNILLGYDNSVIMANTLKELIEVLRDPELPYSEWNAQFSALHSRMPQKLDAQFTQIVERSKSRHGEFPAKALTKAFNKFLEDNVDAGDADLLKATLSPLTEVLDMYADGQKNRELSVIKGLLEQYWEVENLFMNQPQEDAVILQLRDQHKEDIMKVVHTVLSHSRVSSKSSLILAILEEYRPNKPKAGSIAKNLRETLRLLTELQSRPTSKVSLKAREIMIQCALPSLEERTAQMEHILRSSVIESRYGETGWDHREPSLEIIKEVVDSKYTVFDVLTMFFAHDDPWVSLASLEVYVRRAYRAYILKQIEYHQDENDAPQFVSWDFQLRKLGQSEFGLPLQSAAPSTPATPSGGEFNFKRIHSISDMSYLTGKWEDEPTRKGVIVPCKYIEDAEDLIGKALEALALEQKQKKKNTPGTPGLIPDLSGKRKPAQPKQHEEELSAVINVAIRDVESRDDREALEEILPIVEQFKDELLARGVRRLTFICGHSDGSYPGYYTFRGPEYKEDDSIRHSEPALAFQLELARLSKFNIKPVFTENKSIHVYEGMGKNVDTDKRYFTRAVIRPGRLRDEIPTAEYLISEADRVVNDIFDALEIIGNNNSDLNQVFINFSPVFQLQPKEVEESLQGFLDRFGIRAWRLRIAQVEIRIICTDPQTGEPYPLRVVITNTSGYVVDVDMYAERKSEKGEWVFHSIGGTHEKGPMHLMPVSTPYATKNWLQPKRYKAHLMGTQYVYDFPELFRQAIQNSWVKAVKAQPSLASQQPKTGDCISFTELVLDDKDSLDEVNREPGTNTCGMVGWIFRARTPEYPNGRRFIVIANDITYKIGSFGPKEDDFFHKCTELARKLGIPRIYLSANSGARLGLADELMGHFKVAWNNPEKQDSGFKYLYLDEETKTRFEKDVITEEVSEDGEKRHKIVTIVGKEDGLGVECLRGSGLIAGATSRAYNDIFTVTLVTCRSVGIGAYLVRLGQRAVQIEGQPIILTGAPALNNLLGREVYTSNLQLGGTQIMYRNGVSHMTANDDFAGVSKIVEWMSFVPEKRNSPVPVSPSVDDWNRDITYFPPQKQPYDVRWMISGREGENGFESGLFDKDSFVEALGGWAKTVVVGRARLGGIPMGVIAVEVRSVENITPADPANPDSIEQVSNEAGGVWYPNSAFKTAQAINDFNNGEQLPLMILANWRGFSGGQRDMYNEVLKYGSFIVDALVKYEQPIFIYIPPFGELRGGSWVVVDPTINSTAMEMYADTEARGGVLEPEGIIGIKYRKDKQVQTMARMDPTYAGLKKQLEDSSLSTEETDEIKKKMAIREKQLLPVYAQIAVQFADLHDRAGRMKAKGVIRDILEWTNARRFFYWRLRRRLNEEYILRRMTSTIISTSHSQTATKNTETRDRYLHLLRSWSGIVDWEKNDQAVTEWYETERKTISEKVETLKSEVLAAEVASVVRGHAKAGWTGVREVLRVMPVEEREQILKYLQQ; encoded by the exons ATGACTGAGATCTCAGCTGGTGCCCAGGAGGGTGCCAATGGGCGGTCGGTGCCCTATGTCAATGGCAAGGCGTCGTATGCAGAGAAGTTCCATATTGCAGACCACTTCATCGGCGGCAACCGATTGGAGAATGCTCCTCcgagcaaggtcaaggactTTGTTGGCCAGAATGATGGCCACACTGTCATCACCAAC GTTCTCATTGCCAACAACGGTATCGCTGCCGTTAAGGAGATTCGATCAGTCCGAAAATGGGCTTACGAGACGTTCGGCGACGAGCGAGCCATTCACTTCACTGTGATGGCTACCCCCGAAGATCTGCAGGCCAACGCAGAATACATTAGAATGGCCGACCACTACGTCGAGGTTCCCGGCGGCACAAACAACCACAACTATGCCAACGTCGAGCTGATCGTGGATATTGCTGAGCGCATGAATGTCCATGCCGTCTGGGCTGGATG GGGTCACGCCTCAGAAAACCCAAAGTTGCCAGAGTCGCTGGCCGCCTCCCCCAACAAAATTGTCTTCATCGGACCTCCCGGATCTGCCATGCGATCACTAGGTGACAAGATTTCCTCCACAATTGTAGCACAGCACGCCGAGGTGCCGTGTATTCCTTGGTCAGGAACAGGCGTCGACGAGGTCGCCGTCGATGACAAGGGCATTGTCACCGTCGCCGATGATATCTACGCCAAGGGTTGCGTAACATCATGGGAGGAGGgtcttgagaaggccaaggagattgGCTTCCCTGTCATGATCAAGGCTTCcgaaggtggtggtggtaaaGGTATCCGAAAGGCCACCGAGGAAGAGGGCTTCGAGGCTCTTTACAAGGCCGCTGCCAGCGAAATTCCCGGTTCTCCCATTTTTATTATGAAGCTTGCTGGCAATGCCCGACATCTTGAGGTCCAGCTTCTTGCTGATCAGTATGGAAACAACATCTCACTCTTCGGCCGTGATTGTTCCGTTCAGCGACGTCACCAGAAGATTATTGAGGAGGCTCCCGTCACCATTGCGAAGCCCGATACGTTCAAGGCTATGGAGGATGCCGCTGTTCGTCTCGGTAAGCTCGTCGGTTACGTCTCTGCCGGTACCGTCGAGTATCTCTACTCTCACGCCGACGACAAGTTCTACTTCCTGGAGCTTAACCCCCGTCTCCAGGTCGAGCATCCCACCACTGAGATGGTCAGTGGTGTCAACCTGCCCGCTGCCCAGCTTCAGATTGCCATGGGTATCCCTCTACACAGAATCCGTGATATTCGACTCCTATACGGTGTCGACCCCAAGACCTTCAGTGAGATCGACTTCGAGTTCAAGAACGAGGGCACATCTATGAGCCAACGACGACCCCAGCCCAAGGGCCACACCACTGCTTGCCGTATCACCTCTGAGGATCCTGGTGAGGGTTTCAAGCCTTCCAACGGTGTGATGCACGAGCTCAACTTCAGGAGTAGCTCCAATGTCTGGGGTTACTTTTCCGTCGGTTCTCAGGGTGGTATTCACAGTTTCTCAGACAGTCAGTTTGGTCACATTTTCGCCTATGGTGAGAACCGTTCTGCATCAAGGAAGCACATGGTCATGGCTCTCAAGGAGCTGAGCATTCGTGGTGATTTCCGAACTACTATCGAGtatctcatcaagcttctcgagaccGAGGCTTTCGAGGACAACACCATCTCCACTGGCTGGTTGGATGAGCTTATCTCCAAGCGTCTTACTGCTGAGCGACCTGAGACCATGCTTGCTGTTGTCTGTGGTGCCGTCACCAAGGCTCACATTGCCAGCGAGGCTTGCATGACTGAGTACCGAGCCGGACTTGAGAAGGGTCAAGTGCCCTCTAAGGACGTTCTTAAGACCGTTTTCACCATCGACTTCATCTACGAGGGTTACCGTTACAAGTTCACCGCTACACGCGCCAGCGTTGACAGCtaccatctcttcatcaacggtTCCAAGTGCTCCATCGGTGTCCGTTCTCTGAGCGATGGTGGTCTCCTGGTCCTTCTTGACGGCCGCAGTCACAACGTCTACTGGAAGGAAGAGGTTGGTGCTACCCGTCTGTCCGTCGACAGCAAGACCTGCTTGCTTGAGCAGGAGAACGACCCTACCCAGCTTCGATCTCCCAGCCCTGGTAAGCTTGTCAAGTACTCCGTCGAGAACGGGGCCCATGTCCGTGCCGGTCAGGCTTTCGCCGAGGTCGAGGTCATGAAGATGTACATGCCTCTCGttgctcaagaagatggtgttgtccagctcatcaagcaACCCGGAGCTACTCTCGAGGCTGGCGATATCCTCGGTATCTTGGCCCTTGACGACCCCAGCCGCGTCAAGCAGGCTCAGGCTTTCGTCGACAAGCTCCCCGCCTATGGCGAGCCTGTCGTTGTCGGTGCCAAGCCCGCTCAGCGCTTCTCCCTCCTCTACAACATCCTCCACAATATTCTCCTGGGTTATGACAACTctgtcatcatggccaacaCCCTCAAAGAGCTCATTGAGGTTCTCCGCGATCCCGAGCTTCCCTATAGCGAGTGGAACGCCCAATTCTCTGCTCTCCACTCGCGTATGCCTCAGAAACTCGACGCTCAGTTCACTCAGATCGTTGAGCGCAGCAAGTCTCGCCACGGAGAGTTCCCCGCCAAGGCTCTCACTAAGGCTTTCAACAAGTTCCTCGAGGACaatgttgatgctggtgatGCCGACCTTCTCAAGGCCACTCTCTCCCCTCTTACCGAGGTCCTCGACATGTACGCCGATGGCCAGAAAAACCGAGAGCTTAGCGTCATTAAGGGTCTTCTTGAGCAGTATTGGGAGGTTGAGAACCTCTTCATGAACCAGCCTCAGGAAGATGCTGTTATTCTTCAGCTGCGTGACCAGCACAAGGAGGACATTATGAAGGTTGTTCACACCGTTCTCTCTCACAGCCGTGTCAGCTCCAAGAGCTCTCTTATCCTGGCCATCCTTGAGGAATACCGCCCCAACAAGCCTAAGGCTGGAAGCATCGCCAAGAACCTTCGCGAGACTCTCCGCCTGCTCACTGAGCTCCAGTCGCGTCCTACCTCCAAGGTTTCCCTCAAGGCTCGTGAGATCATGATTCAGTGTGCTCTTCCCTCGCTCGAGGAGCGAACCGCCCAGATGGAGCACATCCTCCGCTCTTCCGTCATCGAGTCGCGATACGGCGAGACTGGTTGGGACCACCGAGAGCCCAGCCTTGAAATTATCAAGGAGGTTGTTGATTCCAAGTACACCGTTTTCGATGTCTTGACCATGTTCTTCGCTCACGACGATCCTTGGGTGTCCCTGGCCTCTCTTGAGGTCTACGTTCGCCGAGCTTACCGTGCGTACATCCTCAAGCAGATTGAGTATCACCAGGATGAGAACGATGCTCCTCAGTTCGTTTCTTGGGACTTCCAGCTCCGAAAGCTTGGACAGTCTGAGTTCGGTCTTCCCCTGCAGTCTGCTGCTCCTTCTACTCCTGCTACCCCTAGCGGAGGCGAGTTCAACTTTAAGCGAATCCACTCGATCAGTGATATGTCTTATCTTACTGGCAAGTGGGAGGACGAGCCTACACGAAAGGGTGTCATTGTCCCTTGCAAGTACATCGAAGATGCCGAGGACCTCATTGGCAAGGCTCTCGAGGCTCTCGCCcttgagcagaagcagaagaagaagaacactCCCGGCACCCCCGGTCTCATCCCCGATCTCAGCGGTAAGCGCAAGCCTGCCCAGCCCAAGCAGCACGAGGAAGAACTCTCTGCTGTCATCAACGTCGCTATCCGCGATGTTGAGAGCCGCGATGACCGTGAGGCCCTCGAGGAAATTCTTCCTATCGTCGAGCAGTTCAAGGATGAGCTCCTTGCTCGTGGTGTCCGCCGCCTGACATTCATCTGCGGTCACAGCGATGGTTCTTACCCCGGCTATTACACTTTCCGTGGACCCGAGTATAAGGAAGATGACAGTATCCGTCACAGCGAGCCCGCTCTTGCTTTCCAACTTGAGCTTGCTCGTCTCAGCAagttcaacatcaagcccGTCTTCACTGAGAACAAGAGTATCCACGTTTACGAGGGTATGGGCAAGAACGTGGACACCGATAAGCGATACTTCACTCGTGCTGTCATCCGACCTGGTCGTCTCCGAGACGAGATCCCTACTGCCGAGTATCTCATCTCTGAGGCTGATCGCGTTGTCAACGATATCTTTGACGCTCTCGAAATTATCGGTAACAACAACTCTGATCTGAACCAGGTCTTTATCAACTTCTCTCCTGTATTCCAGCTTCAGCCcaaggaggtcgaggagaGTCTTCAGGGCTTCCTTGACCGATTCGGTATCCGTGCTTGGAGACTCCGTATCGCTCAGGTCGAGATCCGCATCATCTGCACTGACCCTCAGACTGGCGAGCCTTACCCTCTTCGCgttgtcatcaccaacacttCTGGTTACGTTGTCGATGTCGACATGTATGCCGAGCGCAAGTCGGAGAAGGGTGAGTGGGTCTTCCACAGCATTGGTGGTACCCACGAGAAGGGTCCTATGCATCTGATGCCCGTTTCTACCCCCTATGCCACCAAGAACTGGCTCCAGCCCAAGCGTTACAAGGCTCACCTTATGGGAACTCAGTACGTCTACGATTTCCCCGAGCTCTTCCGACAGGCCATCCAGAACTCCTGGGTCAAGGCCGTCAAGGCTCAGCCTAGCCTGGCTTCCCAGCAGCCCAAGACGGGTGACTGCATCAGCTTCACtgagcttgttcttgatgacaaGGACAGCCTCGATGAGGTCAACCGCGAGCCTGGCACCAACACCTGTGGTATGGTCGGTTGGATCTTCAGGGCCCGCACCCCTGAATACCCCAACGGCCGTCGCTTCATTGTCATTGCCAACGATATCACCTACAAGATTGGTTCATTCGGTCCCAAGGAAGATGACTTCTTCCACAAGTGCACTGAGCTTGCTCGCAAGCTGGGTATCCCCCGTATCTACCTCTCTGCTAACTCTGGTGctcgtcttggccttgctgaTGAGCTCATGGGTCACTTCAAGGTCGCTTGGAACAACCCCGAGAAGCAGGATTCCGGCTTCAAGTACCTCTACCTCgatgaggagaccaagactcGCTTCGAGAAAGACGTCATCACCGAGGAGGTCTCCGAGGATGGTGAGAAGCGACACAAGATCGTCACAATCGTCGGTAAGGAGGATGGTCTCGGTGTTGAGTGTCTGCGAGGCTCTGGTCTCATTGCTGGTGCCACCAGCCGCGCCTACAATGACATCTTCACTGTCACCCTTGTCACCTGCCGATCCGTTGGTATTGGTGCCTACCTCGTCCGTCTTGGCCAGCGTGCTGTCCAGATTGAGGGTCAgcccatcatcttgactggTGCCCCTGCCCTCAACAACTTGCTTGGTCGTGAGGTCTACACCTCTAACCTTCAGCTTGGTGGCACTCAGATCATGTACCGCAACGGTGTCTCTCATATGACCGCCAACGATGACTTCGCTGGTGTCTCCAAGATCGTCGAGTGGATGTCATTTGTCCCCGAGAAGCGCAACAGCCCTGTCCCTGTCAGCCCTAGCGTTGATGACTGGAACCGTGACATTACCTACTTCCCTCCCCAGAAGCAGCCTTATGATGTCCGATGGATGATCAGCGGTCGCGAGGGCGAGAACGGTTTCGAGTCTGGTCTCTTCGATAAGGACTCTTTCGTTGAGGCTCTCGGCGGCTGGGCCAAGACTGTCGTTGTTGGTCGTGCTCGTCTTGGTGGCATCCCTATGGGTGTTATCGCTGTCGAGGTCCGATCTGTGGAGAACATCACTCCTGCTGACCCTGCCAACCCTGACTCTATCGAGCAGGTTAGCAACGAGGCCGGTGGTGTCTGGTACCCCAACTCTGCCTTCAAGACTGCCCAGGCTATCAACGACTTCAATAATGGTGAGCAGCTTCCTCTCATGATCCTTGCCAACTGGCGTGGTTTCTCTGGTGGTCAGCGCGACATGTACAACGAGGTTCTCAAGTACGGTTCTTTCATCGTCGATGCCCTTGTCAAGTACGAGCAGCCCATCTTCATCTACATTCCTCCCTTCGGCGAGCTACGTGGTGGCTCTTGGGTCGTCGTCGATCCTACCATCAACTCCACCGCCATGGAGATGTACGCCGATACCGAGGCCCGTGGTGGTGTTCTTGAGCCTGAGGGTATCATTGGTATCAAGTACCGCAAGGACAAGCAGGTCCAGACCATGGCCCGCATGGATCCTACCTACGCTGGTCTCAAGAAGCAACTTGAGGACTCCAGCCTGTCCACGGAGGAGACCGACGAGattaagaagaagatggccatcCGTGAGAAGCAGCTGCTGCCCGTGTACGCCCAGATTGCCGTACAGTTCGCCGATCTTCACGACCGTGCTGGCCGCATGAAGGCCAAGGGTGTCATCCGTGACATTCTTGAGTGGACCAACGCTCGACGCTTCTTCTACTGGCGTCTTCGCCGACGTCTCAACGAGGAGTACATCCTCCGCCGCATGACttccaccatcatcagcactTCGCACAGCCAGACTGCTACCAAGAACACGGAGACTCGTGACAGATACCTGCACCTTCTCCGCAGCTGGTCGGGCATTGTCGATTGGGAGAAGAATGATCAGGCAGTTACTGAGTGGTACGAGACTGAGCGCAAGACCATCAGCGAGAAGGTCGAGACGCTCAAGTCTGAGGTGTTGGCAGCTGAGGTTGCCAGCGTTGTCCGTGGTCATGCTAAGGCTGGATGGACTGGTGTTCGTGAGGTGCTCAGAGTCATGCCCGTTGAGGAGCGGGAGCAGATTCTGAAGTACCTCCAGCAGTAA